One region of Synechococcus elongatus PCC 11801 genomic DNA includes:
- a CDS encoding NADH-quinone oxidoreductase subunit M gives MLVALIAAALGSALLFSVGGDDSAKLRRWAIAAAGGILLLAVSLLTGFDPAIATPQLAIDWDWLPALGIHFSLGLDGLSLPLLLLASLLTLLAIASSPADQSRPRLYYSLIFLAAAGMVISLLSRDLMLFVLGYELELIPVYLLISIWGGEQRGAAATRFLIFTAISGILLLLGAIATAILSSQPFSFSLDQLQTVDLPLALQLPLLLLFVAAFAIKLPLVPFHSWQPAAYGQASPAIAMLLGGAISKLGGYGLFRFCCSLFPEAWSLIAPSLAVLAAITALYGTLNALRQTDLQRLVAFSSMGHMGTLLLALAAGTPLALQGAIAQMVAHGLILALLFQLIGTIERVTGRRDRDQLSGLLNPIRGLPLTAGLLLMAAMASAGIPGLVGFIAEFLIFQGSFAIFPWATVGCIAASGLTAVYFVSLINRACFGKLDNQEARWRSVTASERWPAVVLALTVMALGIAPQALVRWSEGSSLAIAAHLPQPLQSTIAEGRSRSTPVFPTPSLSAVLQ, from the coding sequence ATGTTAGTTGCTTTGATTGCAGCGGCCTTAGGGTCTGCTCTTCTCTTCTCTGTCGGCGGCGATGACAGCGCCAAACTCCGGCGCTGGGCGATCGCGGCTGCAGGCGGCATCCTCCTGCTCGCGGTTAGTCTCCTCACGGGCTTTGATCCGGCGATCGCTACGCCCCAACTGGCGATCGATTGGGACTGGCTACCCGCCCTAGGGATTCACTTCAGCTTAGGCTTGGATGGCCTGTCGCTGCCGCTGTTGCTGTTGGCTAGCTTGCTGACCTTGCTGGCGATCGCCTCTAGCCCAGCCGATCAGTCGCGCCCCCGCCTCTACTACAGCCTGATCTTTTTGGCTGCGGCGGGCATGGTCATCTCCTTGCTTTCGCGCGACCTCATGCTGTTTGTGCTCGGCTACGAGCTGGAGCTGATTCCGGTCTACCTGCTGATCTCGATTTGGGGCGGGGAACAGCGAGGTGCCGCTGCCACTCGCTTCTTGATCTTCACGGCGATCTCGGGAATCCTGCTGCTGCTCGGTGCGATCGCCACTGCTATCCTCAGCAGCCAGCCCTTTAGCTTCTCTCTGGATCAGCTCCAGACTGTTGATCTGCCCCTTGCGCTGCAACTGCCCTTGCTGTTGCTGTTTGTGGCTGCCTTCGCGATCAAACTACCTTTGGTGCCGTTTCACAGCTGGCAGCCCGCAGCCTATGGTCAAGCCTCACCGGCGATCGCCATGCTCTTGGGAGGCGCGATCTCCAAATTGGGTGGCTACGGTCTCTTTCGGTTTTGCTGCAGTCTCTTCCCCGAAGCTTGGTCTTTGATTGCACCCAGTTTGGCGGTTCTCGCGGCGATCACCGCTCTCTACGGCACCCTCAATGCCCTGCGGCAAACTGATTTGCAGCGACTGGTCGCTTTTAGCTCGATGGGGCACATGGGAACTTTGCTGCTGGCTTTGGCAGCAGGAACCCCGCTCGCTCTGCAGGGCGCGATCGCCCAAATGGTCGCCCACGGCTTGATTCTGGCGCTGTTGTTCCAACTGATTGGCACGATCGAGCGGGTTACCGGTCGGCGCGATCGCGATCAACTCTCGGGTCTACTCAATCCAATTCGGGGACTGCCCCTGACCGCGGGTCTGCTGCTCATGGCTGCCATGGCCAGCGCTGGGATTCCGGGACTCGTTGGCTTTATCGCGGAATTCCTGATCTTCCAAGGAAGCTTCGCTATCTTCCCTTGGGCTACGGTCGGCTGTATCGCCGCTTCGGGTCTGACCGCGGTCTACTTTGTCAGCCTGATCAACCGAGCCTGCTTTGGCAAACTCGATAACCAAGAAGCCCGTTGGCGGTCTGTCACGGCTAGCGAGCGCTGGCCCGCTGTTGTTCTCGCCTTGACGGTGATGGCGCTGGGTATTGCACCCCAGGCTTTGGTGCGCTGGAGCGAAGGCAGCAGTTTGGCGATCGCGGCGCATCTACCACAACCGCTCCAGTCCACGATCGCGGAAGGGCGATCGCGATCGACGCCGGTGTTCCCTACCCCATCGCTCTCTGCTGTCCTGCAGTAA
- a CDS encoding diguanylate cyclase has product MAAANQQLLRLAQSDGLTGLANRRCFDQSLVTEWNRALRDQQALGLILIDVDFFKQFNDTYGHQAGDDCLKAVATALQKVVARPADLIARYGGEEFVALLPNTPAQGVLHLAEAMRSAVEQLKIPHQGSRVRPWVSLSLGATAWIPDPQQSPDLLVAAADQALYRAKESGRDRVCLAEIPSLATS; this is encoded by the coding sequence TTGGCAGCAGCCAATCAACAGCTCTTGCGCCTTGCTCAGTCGGATGGTTTAACCGGGTTAGCGAATCGCCGCTGTTTTGATCAGTCCTTGGTGACAGAGTGGAACCGTGCACTCCGCGATCAACAAGCCTTGGGTTTAATCCTGATTGACGTAGACTTTTTTAAGCAATTTAACGATACCTATGGCCACCAAGCTGGCGATGACTGCCTCAAGGCAGTGGCGACAGCACTTCAGAAGGTTGTTGCGCGTCCAGCAGACTTGATTGCTCGCTATGGCGGAGAAGAATTTGTTGCGCTTCTACCCAATACGCCCGCTCAAGGGGTCTTGCATCTGGCGGAAGCCATGCGTTCTGCCGTTGAGCAATTGAAAATACCCCATCAAGGCTCGCGAGTTCGCCCTTGGGTCAGTCTAAGTTTGGGAGCCACTGCCTGGATTCCCGATCCTCAGCAGTCACCAGATCTCTTGGTTGCTGCCGCTGATCAAGCTTTGTATCGTGCCAAGGAGTCAGGTCGTGATCGCGTCTGTTTGGCAGAGATTCCGTCTCTCGCAACTTCTTGA
- a CDS encoding CO2 hydration protein: protein MTVTTRPPQLPPSQHPFAEVIHRLEAGGSMLPDTPDNLKQIIGIYKAYAVPMDFYWRDLLYIAEQVFLNPLPAFKYFPSQEYLDRPNSYAGDSADLRIWRGEATAHPELLEFMQRGELKRKLPKVLHHLWHDRINMEFAEACMDAMLWHQGMGGRFNDYLESEEYRQNADRAIRAYFKGNPLMLGLYKLFPEMFLEQVRMLSYTANLGLFWEVMAPVFFEMSDIYDEGGFKGVPDAMNFLVNGIFAVAGRPIYHHVFIDGECYEIIPKSMGFTWLYEAALPYVEAVFYRTAPFRGTKSYNAQALQVPDQQADFHYGILYADVFPVGSAGIPPTLLMQDMLHFLPPYLVEEYQQHCRGEDDMLIQLGISFQRSMYNVTSAVIQALRAALLYPLDDTDPVHLQANRAFFEAQINRFLRPEARLRDVQSQDYR, encoded by the coding sequence ATGACTGTCACGACCCGTCCGCCCCAACTACCCCCGTCCCAGCATCCCTTTGCTGAGGTCATTCATCGGCTGGAAGCTGGGGGCTCGATGCTGCCCGACACCCCCGACAACTTGAAGCAGATCATCGGCATTTATAAGGCCTATGCCGTGCCGATGGATTTCTACTGGCGGGACCTGCTTTATATTGCCGAGCAAGTGTTTCTGAATCCCCTGCCGGCTTTCAAGTACTTCCCCTCGCAGGAGTATCTCGATCGCCCTAACTCCTACGCCGGTGACAGCGCCGACCTCCGGATTTGGCGAGGCGAGGCAACAGCGCACCCCGAGCTACTGGAATTTATGCAGCGGGGCGAGTTGAAGCGCAAGCTGCCGAAGGTCTTGCATCACCTCTGGCACGATCGCATCAACATGGAGTTTGCCGAAGCCTGCATGGACGCCATGCTCTGGCACCAAGGCATGGGCGGTCGCTTCAATGACTACCTGGAAAGCGAGGAGTATCGCCAGAACGCCGATCGCGCCATTCGGGCCTACTTCAAAGGCAACCCGCTGATGTTGGGGCTGTACAAGCTCTTCCCCGAGATGTTCCTCGAGCAGGTGCGGATGCTCTCCTACACTGCCAACCTCGGGCTGTTCTGGGAGGTGATGGCGCCGGTCTTCTTCGAGATGAGCGACATCTACGACGAAGGCGGTTTCAAGGGCGTGCCAGATGCAATGAACTTCCTCGTCAACGGCATTTTCGCGGTCGCAGGTCGCCCGATCTATCACCATGTCTTCATCGATGGCGAGTGCTACGAAATTATTCCCAAGTCGATGGGCTTTACTTGGCTCTATGAAGCGGCGCTGCCCTACGTGGAAGCAGTGTTTTACCGAACGGCGCCCTTCCGAGGCACCAAGTCCTACAACGCTCAGGCACTCCAAGTGCCGGATCAGCAGGCAGACTTCCACTACGGCATTCTCTACGCCGATGTCTTCCCTGTCGGCTCCGCTGGCATTCCACCGACGCTGCTAATGCAGGACATGCTGCACTTCCTGCCGCCCTACTTGGTAGAGGAGTATCAGCAACACTGTCGCGGGGAAGACGACATGCTGATTCAGTTGGGCATTAGCTTCCAGCGATCGATGTACAACGTCACTTCGGCGGTGATTCAAGCGCTGCGGGCTGCCTTGCTCTATCCCCTCGATGACACCGATCCGGTCCATCTGCAAGCCAATCGGGCTTTCTTCGAAGCACAAATCAATCGATTCCTGCGTCCCGAAGCACGGTTGCGTGATGTCCAAAGTCAGGACTATCGCTAA
- the pheS gene encoding phenylalanine--tRNA ligase subunit alpha — MLSQLSELEAQLEALQTRALEAIAAASDREALEQLRIAFLGKKGELSAILGAMGKLDASDRPRIGGLANTVKAHITTDLDQRREALGKAELEARLIAEAIDVTMPGHYRPQGRIHPLQSTIDRILDILVGLGYQVAEGPEMESDYYNFEALNMPADHPARDMQDTFYLTDGNLLRTHTSSVQIRHMEEQEPPIRVVAPGRVYRRDAVDATHSAVFHQVELLAVDEGLTFTDLKGTVKTLIQALFGDLPIRFRASFFPFTEPSAEVDVLWQGKWLEVLGCGMVDPNVLKAVGCDPETYSGFAAGFGVERFAMVLHGMDDIRRLYASDLRFLKQF, encoded by the coding sequence ATGCTCAGTCAGCTCAGCGAGCTTGAGGCTCAACTCGAAGCTCTGCAAACCCGTGCCCTCGAGGCGATCGCTGCAGCGAGCGATCGTGAAGCCTTGGAGCAACTGCGCATCGCCTTTTTGGGTAAAAAAGGAGAACTTTCAGCCATCCTCGGCGCGATGGGCAAACTGGATGCCAGCGATCGCCCCCGCATTGGTGGCCTAGCCAACACTGTCAAAGCGCACATCACAACCGATTTGGATCAGCGGCGCGAAGCCCTCGGTAAAGCAGAACTGGAAGCACGACTGATTGCAGAAGCGATCGATGTGACCATGCCGGGGCACTACCGCCCGCAGGGTCGCATTCATCCGCTGCAAAGCACGATCGATCGCATTCTCGACATCCTGGTCGGCCTCGGCTATCAGGTGGCTGAAGGCCCAGAGATGGAGTCGGATTATTACAACTTCGAAGCCCTGAACATGCCCGCTGATCACCCAGCGCGGGACATGCAGGACACCTTCTACCTGACTGACGGCAACCTGTTGCGGACGCATACTTCTTCCGTGCAGATTCGCCACATGGAAGAGCAGGAGCCGCCAATTCGGGTCGTCGCTCCAGGCCGCGTCTATCGCCGCGATGCCGTTGATGCGACTCACTCGGCAGTCTTCCATCAGGTGGAATTGCTAGCTGTGGATGAGGGTTTGACATTCACGGACCTGAAGGGCACTGTCAAAACCCTAATTCAGGCATTGTTTGGCGATTTACCGATTCGCTTCCGCGCCAGCTTCTTCCCCTTCACCGAACCGTCAGCTGAAGTCGATGTGCTCTGGCAAGGCAAATGGCTAGAAGTCTTAGGCTGCGGCATGGTCGATCCCAATGTTCTCAAAGCCGTGGGCTGCGATCCGGAAACCTACAGCGGCTTTGCAGCCGGTTTTGGCGTGGAGCGCTTCGCGATGGTGCTGCACGGTATGGATGATATCCGCCGTCTCTACGCCAGTGATCTCCGCTTCCTCAAGCAGTTCTAA
- a CDS encoding CBS domain-containing protein, translating into MATVSMFAIEKAIDRQPLTVLPTLPIADALALMEQQRSTYVLLVEPPQKLVGIFTERDVVRLTAAKRALASTCIADVATSSVLTISEAGTNDVISTLNLFRQYNVRHLPVVTATGQVAGVMTYEGIRRLLKPIDLLRLRRVSEVMVRSVICADRYQSALALAKLMNDRQISCVVITEQDRSGYPKPIGLVTERDILHLQVQRADLHQTTAADFMGAPPVCIQADDTLWQANQRMRSRQIRRLLVVDDRGIMIGLLTQTSLIQMIDPFEATLTIETLQQMVGERTEALDAANEKLERKALERKRAKAALQQQIYRERLVNRTAQRIRESLQLDEILATTVSEVRQFLKAERVLIYQFQPEQVGAIAAESTDINQASIQGNSALEGILQAIDPTFYSRDRIHSIPDLQAEGIEIPNVLLLKRLQLRASLVAPIFAQDILWGLLIVGQNSEPRRWEKLEIDLLKQLATQVGIAIQ; encoded by the coding sequence ATGGCAACGGTCTCGATGTTCGCGATTGAAAAAGCCATCGATCGGCAACCACTCACGGTTTTGCCAACTCTGCCCATTGCCGATGCTTTGGCTCTGATGGAGCAGCAGCGATCGACATATGTGCTGCTAGTGGAACCACCCCAAAAACTGGTGGGTATCTTTACGGAGCGAGATGTAGTCCGTCTCACTGCTGCTAAAAGAGCGCTCGCCTCAACCTGTATTGCTGATGTGGCAACCTCTTCCGTGCTCACGATTTCCGAAGCGGGAACGAACGATGTAATCAGCACGCTGAATCTGTTTCGGCAATACAACGTTCGACATCTACCTGTGGTTACAGCAACAGGTCAAGTTGCTGGTGTGATGACCTATGAGGGCATTCGACGACTGCTGAAACCGATTGATTTGTTGCGACTTCGGCGCGTGTCGGAGGTGATGGTACGGTCGGTGATCTGTGCTGATCGCTATCAATCAGCTTTAGCTTTAGCGAAGTTGATGAACGATCGCCAAATTAGTTGTGTTGTGATCACGGAACAGGATCGGTCAGGCTATCCAAAACCTATTGGATTGGTGACCGAGCGCGATATCTTGCATCTACAAGTTCAGAGAGCTGATTTACATCAGACAACCGCTGCCGATTTTATGGGAGCTCCGCCTGTCTGCATCCAAGCTGATGACACGCTTTGGCAAGCTAATCAACGCATGCGTAGCCGACAAATTCGGCGCTTGCTAGTGGTTGATGATCGGGGCATCATGATTGGCCTGCTCACGCAGACCAGCCTGATTCAAATGATTGATCCCTTTGAGGCAACACTGACCATTGAAACCTTGCAGCAGATGGTTGGTGAGCGAACAGAAGCCCTTGATGCTGCCAATGAAAAGCTTGAGCGTAAAGCCCTTGAACGTAAGCGGGCGAAAGCGGCGCTTCAACAGCAAATCTATCGGGAACGATTGGTCAATCGCACGGCTCAGCGAATTCGTGAGTCGCTGCAGCTCGATGAGATTCTAGCGACGACGGTTTCGGAGGTTCGGCAGTTTCTAAAAGCTGAACGGGTTCTCATTTATCAATTTCAACCGGAACAGGTTGGCGCGATCGCTGCAGAGTCTACGGATATTAATCAAGCCTCAATCCAAGGTAATTCTGCCCTTGAAGGAATTTTGCAAGCCATTGATCCAACTTTTTACTCTCGCGACCGCATTCACTCGATTCCTGATTTACAAGCCGAGGGAATCGAAATTCCCAATGTGCTTCTTCTCAAACGCTTACAATTACGCGCCAGCCTTGTTGCCCCCATTTTTGCTCAAGATATCCTCTGGGGACTCCTCATTGTTGGTCAAAATTCAGAGCCGCGCCGTTGGGAAAAGCTAGAAATTGATCTGCTTAAGCAGTTAGCAACCCAAGTGGGAATTGCCATTCAATAG
- the surE gene encoding 5'/3'-nucleotidase SurE, which produces MRLLISNDDGVFALGIQTLANRLAQAGHEVTVVCPDRERSATGHGLTLHKPIRAERIEGLFDPAVQVWACSGTPSDCVKLALGTLLPELPEFVLSGINHGPNLGTDVLYSGTVSAAMEGVIEGIPSIALSLASFTARDFEPAAEIAVELLERLPHPSSPKVLLSVNIPPVPKEEIAGIRLTRQGIRRYVDLFDQRVDPRGKPYFWLAGEVVEESEPQEPADSHWSDVDAIRRNYVTVTPLQYDLTHYASLNQLDHLNR; this is translated from the coding sequence ATGCGACTTCTGATCAGCAACGACGATGGCGTATTCGCCCTCGGCATCCAAACCCTCGCCAACCGCCTCGCGCAGGCAGGCCATGAGGTCACGGTTGTCTGTCCCGATCGCGAGCGATCGGCCACGGGTCACGGCCTGACGTTACACAAACCGATTCGGGCTGAGCGGATTGAAGGACTTTTTGATCCGGCTGTGCAGGTCTGGGCTTGCTCCGGGACGCCTTCAGATTGCGTCAAACTAGCGCTCGGTACGCTTTTACCGGAACTCCCCGAATTTGTTCTCTCCGGCATCAATCACGGTCCGAATCTGGGCACCGACGTGCTTTACTCGGGCACTGTCTCGGCAGCGATGGAAGGGGTGATTGAAGGGATTCCCAGCATTGCTCTGAGCCTGGCGAGCTTCACAGCACGTGATTTTGAACCGGCTGCTGAAATTGCTGTGGAGTTACTGGAGCGCTTGCCGCACCCCAGTTCACCGAAAGTGCTGCTGAGCGTCAACATTCCGCCCGTACCGAAGGAAGAGATCGCAGGCATTCGTTTGACGCGCCAAGGCATTCGCCGCTATGTCGATCTATTCGATCAGCGGGTTGATCCACGCGGTAAGCCCTACTTCTGGCTCGCAGGCGAAGTTGTGGAAGAAAGTGAGCCGCAGGAACCGGCTGATAGCCACTGGAGCGACGTCGATGCGATCCGCCGCAACTATGTGACGGTGACGCCGCTGCAGTACGACTTGACACACTACGCCAGCCTCAACCAGCTCGATCACCTCAATCGCTAG
- a CDS encoding calcium-binding protein: MLEEVATKTGVSLENLTRIINSPEFNQGFANLPKFVSVSTDANPSYAGSIGTSSGGSSALGVVATAGGKSPISSNPMDVFQNNGVSGLLGTSASAGVKTLEDFNKASLIAIDYDPQETQFVKDFANDVMVAATGLGAAAGVAALAGVSAPLLLAAGAVLGGYGAYAHAVVRLTETYGTPVEGTATGSAIKIPDPEMQGKIVNIISEAILDQLAQVNLGKPVGQGGSGDAMPVDDGGIGGVFQGGAIAVNSQSQLGKNLFGQPTGLNGENVSGGNKGLDTFGNSNGAGVINPGDGGSNPAGDSRFLNDPGQAIGGAQSAPNLSGAPTQSGQTLIGTAGNDVLTGSTSNDLLDGRQGRDILTGGNGSDRFRFTTPEFGLNQADRITDFNRLAGDRLEISRAAFDLAANTVLSFQTVNSDAVLAQALESNNLFVYDQRNGSLFFNQNGAAAGFGEGGVFAVLEGGAALTASDITFLG, translated from the coding sequence GTGCTAGAAGAAGTTGCCACCAAAACAGGTGTCTCTTTAGAGAATTTGACAAGGATTATCAATTCTCCTGAATTTAATCAAGGCTTTGCTAATTTACCAAAATTTGTATCAGTATCTACTGATGCAAATCCTAGTTATGCAGGTTCAATTGGTACTTCCTCAGGAGGTTCCTCAGCTCTTGGAGTAGTAGCAACAGCAGGTGGAAAATCACCCATTAGCAGCAATCCCATGGATGTTTTTCAAAACAATGGCGTCAGTGGGCTACTAGGTACGTCAGCTAGTGCAGGAGTTAAAACACTTGAAGACTTTAATAAAGCTAGTCTTATCGCAATAGATTACGATCCTCAGGAAACTCAGTTCGTCAAAGATTTTGCTAACGATGTAATGGTTGCTGCTACTGGCCTTGGAGCGGCAGCAGGTGTAGCTGCATTAGCTGGAGTATCCGCACCTCTTTTACTTGCAGCAGGCGCAGTTTTAGGAGGATATGGTGCTTATGCTCACGCTGTTGTAAGACTAACTGAGACGTACGGAACACCAGTTGAAGGTACTGCTACAGGATCTGCTATCAAGATTCCAGACCCAGAAATGCAGGGAAAAATCGTCAATATTATTAGCGAAGCTATTCTGGATCAGCTCGCTCAAGTGAATTTAGGAAAACCTGTCGGGCAAGGTGGAAGTGGAGATGCCATGCCAGTCGATGATGGTGGAATTGGTGGGGTATTTCAAGGTGGTGCGATCGCGGTTAATTCTCAATCACAACTCGGCAAAAATCTATTTGGTCAGCCCACCGGCTTGAATGGTGAGAATGTCAGCGGCGGCAACAAAGGCCTCGACACCTTTGGTAACAGTAATGGCGCAGGTGTGATTAATCCTGGCGATGGGGGCAGTAATCCTGCTGGCGACTCTCGCTTTCTGAATGATCCGGGTCAAGCGATCGGTGGTGCTCAATCAGCGCCCAATCTGTCTGGTGCACCGACTCAATCGGGTCAGACTTTGATCGGTACTGCTGGGAATGATGTCCTGACAGGTAGCACCAGCAATGATTTGCTAGATGGCCGTCAAGGTCGCGATATTTTGACGGGTGGCAATGGCAGCGATCGCTTTCGGTTTACAACTCCTGAATTCGGTCTGAATCAGGCCGATCGCATCACCGATTTCAACCGCTTGGCAGGCGATCGCCTTGAAATCTCTCGAGCCGCTTTTGATTTGGCAGCGAATACGGTGCTGAGCTTTCAAACTGTCAACAGTGATGCAGTCTTAGCACAAGCATTAGAGAGCAACAACCTGTTTGTCTATGACCAACGGAATGGCTCTCTCTTTTTTAACCAGAATGGTGCGGCTGCAGGCTTTGGCGAAGGCGGAGTCTTTGCAGTCCTTGAAGGAGGAGCTGCTTTAACTGCCAGTGACATTACTTTCCTAGGCTAG
- a CDS encoding fasciclin domain-containing protein, translated as MAKILEVAREAGCFQTLLTAVEVAGLVDALNSDGPFTVFAPTDEAFAALPPGTVTTLVQNPPQLARILKFHVTAGALSKSDLIDRPSVDSLEGAPIPIGRAEPFEIKNATVLSADIACDNGIVHVLNRVILMG; from the coding sequence ATGGCCAAAATCCTTGAGGTTGCCCGCGAGGCGGGCTGCTTTCAGACGTTGCTGACGGCTGTTGAAGTTGCCGGTTTAGTTGATGCACTTAACAGCGACGGCCCTTTTACCGTTTTTGCGCCGACGGATGAAGCGTTTGCCGCGCTGCCCCCTGGCACCGTCACGACGCTGGTTCAGAATCCGCCCCAACTCGCTCGGATCTTGAAATTTCACGTGACGGCTGGAGCGCTCTCCAAGTCTGATCTGATCGATCGACCGTCTGTGGATTCCTTGGAAGGCGCACCTATCCCCATTGGTCGGGCAGAACCCTTTGAAATCAAAAATGCAACGGTTCTCTCGGCGGATATTGCCTGTGATAACGGCATTGTCCATGTTCTCAATCGCGTGATCTTGATGGGGTAA
- a CDS encoding DUF1853 family protein produces MAAQSLTWPRELADVLWLLQSPALIRRDRYPLVGDARLHLAGQQLQAQWQDQDRDRLAAEAAEWVTAQPRTYKLGIRAEALLVWALRQLPRFRLLASQLQLRDGSTCLGELDFLIEDRVLQRYEHWELALKFFGWSGAAWVGPDSKDLLTQKLQRMQGRQLALSQTNAFQDWLEQQAPEAKRSPWQRRLLSRGFAFVPWGKALPTDQAEVSRHAQQGWLLHRDRLPSAAEFPSIHRWASLPRDLWMSRYVHDRDRAGIVAEARSLLELAAIAPQDTAQFVVGCNAQGIEISRGFLVHPDWPQMANHPPT; encoded by the coding sequence ATGGCTGCTCAGTCTCTCACTTGGCCGCGTGAGTTGGCAGATGTGCTGTGGCTATTGCAAAGTCCAGCATTGATTCGCCGCGATCGCTATCCCTTGGTGGGGGATGCTCGACTACACCTTGCAGGACAACAGTTACAAGCCCAATGGCAAGACCAAGATCGCGATCGCCTTGCGGCCGAAGCCGCAGAGTGGGTGACGGCACAGCCCCGTACCTACAAGTTGGGGATCCGTGCGGAAGCATTGCTGGTCTGGGCACTCCGGCAGCTTCCACGCTTTCGACTGTTAGCCTCTCAGCTTCAACTCCGCGATGGCTCGACCTGCTTAGGAGAATTGGATTTCCTGATTGAGGATCGCGTTTTGCAACGCTACGAGCATTGGGAACTCGCACTCAAGTTTTTTGGCTGGAGCGGTGCTGCTTGGGTTGGCCCAGATAGCAAGGATCTGCTGACTCAAAAACTGCAGCGTATGCAAGGACGACAGTTGGCCCTGAGTCAAACAAACGCTTTTCAAGATTGGCTCGAGCAACAGGCTCCCGAAGCCAAGCGATCGCCTTGGCAACGCCGTCTTCTCTCTCGCGGATTTGCCTTTGTACCTTGGGGAAAAGCACTGCCTACCGATCAAGCAGAAGTTTCACGCCACGCACAACAAGGCTGGCTTCTCCATCGAGATCGCCTGCCCTCCGCTGCGGAGTTCCCGTCCATTCATCGTTGGGCGAGTTTGCCCCGTGATCTCTGGATGTCGCGCTACGTCCACGATCGCGATCGGGCAGGGATTGTGGCGGAAGCCCGTAGCTTGCTGGAACTTGCAGCGATCGCCCCCCAAGATACTGCCCAATTCGTGGTGGGTTGCAATGCTCAGGGTATAGAAATCAGTCGGGGCTTTTTGGTCCATCCAGACTGGCCACAAATGGCGAACCACCCCCCCACTTAA
- the crtL gene encoding lycopene beta cyclase — protein sequence MFDALVIGSGPAGLAIAAELAQRGLKVQGLSPVYPFHPWENTYGIWGPELDSLGLGHLFGHRWSNCVSYFGDALVRHQYDYGLFDRAKLQQHWLQQCEQGEMRWQLGKAAAIAYDSHHSCVTTEVGQELQARLVVDTTGHQAALIQRPQSDAIAYQAAYGIIGQFSQPPIEPGQFVLMDYRSDHLSPEERQLPPTFLYAMDLGNDIYFVEETSLAACPAIPYDRLKQRLYQRLNARGVTVQAIQHEEYCLFPMNLPLPDLTQPVVGFGGAASMVHPASGYMVGALLRRAPDLANAIAAGLNASPSLTTAELAAQAWGGLWPTEKIRKHYIYQFGLEKLMRFSETQLNHHFQTFFGLPQEQWYGFLTNTLSLPELIQAMLGLFAQAPNDVRWGLMGQQGRELQLFWQAVVAR from the coding sequence GTGTTTGATGCCTTAGTGATTGGGTCGGGGCCAGCGGGCTTGGCGATCGCGGCGGAGCTGGCACAGCGCGGCTTGAAAGTCCAAGGACTGTCCCCCGTTTATCCGTTCCATCCTTGGGAAAATACCTACGGTATCTGGGGACCCGAGCTGGATAGCTTGGGGTTAGGGCACCTATTCGGGCATCGCTGGTCGAACTGTGTTAGCTACTTTGGTGATGCTTTAGTTCGACACCAGTACGATTACGGCCTCTTCGATCGCGCCAAATTGCAACAGCACTGGTTGCAGCAGTGTGAGCAAGGCGAAATGCGATGGCAGCTCGGCAAAGCAGCCGCGATCGCCTACGACTCGCACCATTCCTGCGTCACCACAGAAGTAGGTCAGGAACTGCAAGCACGGTTAGTAGTTGACACAACCGGGCACCAAGCGGCCTTAATCCAGCGTCCTCAGTCAGACGCGATCGCCTACCAAGCGGCCTACGGGATCATTGGGCAGTTCTCTCAGCCGCCGATTGAACCCGGGCAGTTTGTGCTGATGGACTACCGCAGCGATCACCTTTCACCGGAGGAGCGCCAGCTGCCACCAACCTTCCTCTACGCGATGGATCTCGGTAACGATATCTACTTCGTTGAAGAAACATCATTAGCGGCTTGCCCAGCTATTCCCTACGATCGTCTCAAACAGCGGCTCTATCAGCGACTGAATGCTCGCGGCGTGACGGTGCAGGCGATTCAACACGAGGAATATTGCCTATTTCCGATGAATTTGCCACTACCCGATCTGACTCAGCCGGTGGTGGGTTTTGGTGGGGCGGCCAGCATGGTGCATCCAGCTTCTGGCTATATGGTCGGGGCGTTACTGCGGCGGGCTCCTGACCTAGCAAATGCGATCGCGGCCGGACTCAATGCGAGCCCCAGTTTGACAACCGCAGAATTGGCAGCACAGGCTTGGGGAGGTCTTTGGCCAACCGAAAAAATTCGCAAGCACTACATCTATCAATTTGGCCTCGAAAAGTTGATGCGCTTCTCGGAAACGCAACTCAACCACCATTTCCAAACCTTCTTTGGTCTGCCGCAGGAGCAGTGGTACGGCTTTTTGACCAACACGCTCTCGCTACCGGAGCTAATTCAAGCCATGCTCGGCTTGTTTGCCCAAGCGCCGAACGATGTGCGCTGGGGGCTAATGGGTCAGCAAGGACGGGAACTCCAACTGTTTTGGCAGGCGGTCGTAGCTCGCTAA